One Suricata suricatta isolate VVHF042 chromosome X, meerkat_22Aug2017_6uvM2_HiC, whole genome shotgun sequence genomic region harbors:
- the PDZD4 gene encoding PDZ domain-containing protein 4 isoform X3, with protein sequence MGCNMCVVQKPEEQYKVMLQEVELYKSSHRDKLGLMVCYRTDDEEDLGIYVGEVNPNSIAAKDGRIREGDRIIQINGVDVQNREEAVAILSQEENTNISLLVARPESQLAKRWKDSDRDDFLDDFGSENEGELRARKLKSPPAQQLGNEEEKGVPDVGTGLSNSQELDSGVGRTDESTRTEESSEHDLLGDEPASAADTPGALRKSRDLHFSMDSLLAEGAGLGGGDLPGLTEEEYERYRELLEIKGHLENGNQLGLLFPRASGGNSALDVNRNESLGHEMAMLEEELRHLEFKCRNILRAQKMQQLRERCMKAWLLEEEGLYDLGAGEPKKHELSDISELPEKSDKDSTSAYNTGESCRSTPLLAEPLPESPLRRAAAGNSNLNRTPSGPTHPKAAPPQGSPAKFRSLSRDPEMGRRPHSEERVRRSPKTGVTLERVGPEGSPYLSRRHRGQGQESEHYHSCVQLAPPRGLEELGHGPLSLAAGPRVGGAVAAPEAPRMEWKVKVRSDGTRYVAKRPVRDRLLKARALKIREERSGMTTDDDAVSEMKMGRYWSKEERKQHLIRAREQRKRREFMMQSRLECLREQQTGDSKAELNIIALSHRKTMKKRNKKILDNWITIQEMLAHGTRSADGKRVYNPLLSVTTV encoded by the exons GAGGTGGAGCTGTATAAGAGCAGCCACCGAGACAAGCTCGGCCTGATGGTTTGCTACCGCACGGATGATGAGGAGGACCTGGGCATCTATGTTGGAGAG GTGAATCCCAACAGCATCGCAGCCAAAGACGGCCGGATCCGCGAGGGAGACCGGATCATCCAG ATAAATGGTGTGGACGTCCAGAATCGGGAAGAGGCAGTGGCCATTCTGAGCCAGGAGGAGAACACCAACATCTCCCTGCTGGTGGCCCGGCCCGAGAGCCAG CTGGCGAAGCGGTGGAAGGACAGTGACCGGGATGACTTTCTGGATGACTTTGGCTCTGAGAATGAGGGGGAGCTGCGTGCCCGGAAGCTGAAATCCCCCCCTGCCCagcag CTTGGAAACGAAGAGGAGAAAGGGGTCCCTGATGTGGGCACGGGCCTGAGCAACAGCCAGGAGCTGGACAGCGGGGTGGGCCGCACCGACGAGAGCACCCGCACCGAGGAGAGCTCCGAGCACGACCTGCTGGGCGACGAGCCCGCCAGCGCTGCCGACACCCCCGGCGCCCTGCGCAAGAGCCGCGACCTCCACTTCAGCATGGACTCGCTGCTggcagagggggcggggctgggcgggggcgACCTCCCGGGCCTCACCGAGGAGGAGTACGAGCGctaccgggagctgctggaaatcaAGGGCCACCTGGAGAATGGCAACCAGCTGGGCCTGCTCTTCCCCAGGGCCTCCGGCGGCAACAGCGCCCTGGACGTGAACCGCAACGAGAGCCTGGGCCACGAGATGGCCATGCTGGAGGAGGAGCTGCGGCACCTGGAGTTCAAGTGCCGCAACATCCTGCGGGCGCAGAAGATGCAGCAGCTGCGCGAGCGCTGCATGAAGGCCTggctgctggaggaggagggcctCTACGACCTGGGGGCCGGCGAGCCCAAGAAGCACGAGCTGTCGGACATCTCCGAGCTGCCAGAGAAGTCGGACAAGGACAGCACCAGCGCCTACAACACCGGGGAGAGCTGCCGCAGCACGCCGCTGCTCGCGGAGCCCCTGCCGGAGAGCCCTCTGCGGCGGGCTGCCGCTGGCAACTCCAACTTGAACCGGACCCCTTCCGGCCCCACCCACCCCAAGGCAGCCCCTCCGCAGGGGAGCCCCGCCAAGTTCCGATCTCTCTCCCGGGATCCCGAGATGGGCAGGAGACCGCACTCAGAGGAGCGTGTCCGCCGGAGCCCCAAGACGGGCGTGACCCTCGAGCGCGTGGGCCCGGAAGGCAGCCCTTACCTGTCGCGGCGCCATCGCGGCCAGGGCCAAGAGAGCGAGCACTACCACAGCTGTGTTCAGCTGGCCCCGCCGCGCGGCCTGGAAGAGCTGGGCCACGGGCCCCTGAGTTTGGCTGCTGGCCCTCGGGTGGGCGGAGCAGTGGCGGCCCCTGAAGCGCCCCGCATGGAGTGGAAGGTCAAGGTGCGCAGCGATGGGACCCGCTATGTGGCCAAGCGGCCGGTGCGTGATCGCCTCCTCAAAGCCCGAGCCCTGAAGATCCGAGAGGAACGGAGCGGTATGACCACCGATGACGATGCGGTGAGCGAGATGAAGATGGGCCGCTACTGGAGCAAGGAGGAGCGGAAGCAGCACCTGATCCGGGCCCGGGAGCAGCGGAAGCGGCGCGAGTTCATGATGCAGAGCCGGCTGGAGTGCCTGCGGGAGCAGCAGACCGGCGACAGCAAGGCCGAGCTCAACATCATTGCCTTGAGCCACCGCAAAACCATGAAGAAGCGGAACAAGAAGATCCTGGACAACTGGATCACCATCCAGGAGATGCTGGCTCATGGCACTCGCTCTGCTGACGGCAAACGGGTGTACAACCCTCTGCTCTCCGTCACCACTGTCTGA
- the PDZD4 gene encoding PDZ domain-containing protein 4 isoform X4 has product MALGKLRPPTPPMVILEPYVLSELPPISHEYYDPAEFMEGGPQEADRMDELEYEEVELYKSSHRDKLGLMVCYRTDDEEDLGIYVGEVNPNSIAAKDGRIREGDRIIQINGVDVQNREEAVAILSQEENTNISLLVARPESQLAKRWKDSDRDDFLDDFGSENEGELRARKLKSPPAQQLGNEEEKGVPDVGTGLSNSQELDSGVGRTDESTRTEESSEHDLLGDEPASAADTPGALRKSRDLHFSMDSLLAEGAGLGGGDLPGLTEEEYERYRELLEIKGHLENGNQLGLLFPRASGGNSALDVNRNESLGHEMAMLEEELRHLEFKCRNILRAQKMQQLRERCMKAWLLEEEGLYDLGAGEPKKHELSDISELPEKSDKDSTSAYNTGESCRSTPLLAEPLPESPLRRAAAGNSNLNRTPSGPTHPKAAPPQGSPAKFRSLSRDPEMGRRPHSEERVRRSPKTGVTLERVGPEGSPYLSRRHRGQGQESEHYHSCVQLAPPRGLEELGHGPLSLAAGPRVGGAVAAPEAPRMEWKVKVRSDGTRYVAKRPVRDRLLKARALKIREERSGMTTDDDAVSEMKMGRYWSKEERKQHLIRAREQRKRREFMMQSRLECLREQQTGDSKAELNIIALSHRKTMKKRNKKILDNWITIQEMLAHGTRSADGKRVYNPLLSVTTV; this is encoded by the exons CCCCCCCATCAGCCATGAGTATTATGACCCAGCGGAGTTCATGGAGGGCGGCCCGCAAGAGGCAGACCGTATGGACGAGCTGGAGTATGAG GAGGTGGAGCTGTATAAGAGCAGCCACCGAGACAAGCTCGGCCTGATGGTTTGCTACCGCACGGATGATGAGGAGGACCTGGGCATCTATGTTGGAGAG GTGAATCCCAACAGCATCGCAGCCAAAGACGGCCGGATCCGCGAGGGAGACCGGATCATCCAG ATAAATGGTGTGGACGTCCAGAATCGGGAAGAGGCAGTGGCCATTCTGAGCCAGGAGGAGAACACCAACATCTCCCTGCTGGTGGCCCGGCCCGAGAGCCAG CTGGCGAAGCGGTGGAAGGACAGTGACCGGGATGACTTTCTGGATGACTTTGGCTCTGAGAATGAGGGGGAGCTGCGTGCCCGGAAGCTGAAATCCCCCCCTGCCCagcag CTTGGAAACGAAGAGGAGAAAGGGGTCCCTGATGTGGGCACGGGCCTGAGCAACAGCCAGGAGCTGGACAGCGGGGTGGGCCGCACCGACGAGAGCACCCGCACCGAGGAGAGCTCCGAGCACGACCTGCTGGGCGACGAGCCCGCCAGCGCTGCCGACACCCCCGGCGCCCTGCGCAAGAGCCGCGACCTCCACTTCAGCATGGACTCGCTGCTggcagagggggcggggctgggcgggggcgACCTCCCGGGCCTCACCGAGGAGGAGTACGAGCGctaccgggagctgctggaaatcaAGGGCCACCTGGAGAATGGCAACCAGCTGGGCCTGCTCTTCCCCAGGGCCTCCGGCGGCAACAGCGCCCTGGACGTGAACCGCAACGAGAGCCTGGGCCACGAGATGGCCATGCTGGAGGAGGAGCTGCGGCACCTGGAGTTCAAGTGCCGCAACATCCTGCGGGCGCAGAAGATGCAGCAGCTGCGCGAGCGCTGCATGAAGGCCTggctgctggaggaggagggcctCTACGACCTGGGGGCCGGCGAGCCCAAGAAGCACGAGCTGTCGGACATCTCCGAGCTGCCAGAGAAGTCGGACAAGGACAGCACCAGCGCCTACAACACCGGGGAGAGCTGCCGCAGCACGCCGCTGCTCGCGGAGCCCCTGCCGGAGAGCCCTCTGCGGCGGGCTGCCGCTGGCAACTCCAACTTGAACCGGACCCCTTCCGGCCCCACCCACCCCAAGGCAGCCCCTCCGCAGGGGAGCCCCGCCAAGTTCCGATCTCTCTCCCGGGATCCCGAGATGGGCAGGAGACCGCACTCAGAGGAGCGTGTCCGCCGGAGCCCCAAGACGGGCGTGACCCTCGAGCGCGTGGGCCCGGAAGGCAGCCCTTACCTGTCGCGGCGCCATCGCGGCCAGGGCCAAGAGAGCGAGCACTACCACAGCTGTGTTCAGCTGGCCCCGCCGCGCGGCCTGGAAGAGCTGGGCCACGGGCCCCTGAGTTTGGCTGCTGGCCCTCGGGTGGGCGGAGCAGTGGCGGCCCCTGAAGCGCCCCGCATGGAGTGGAAGGTCAAGGTGCGCAGCGATGGGACCCGCTATGTGGCCAAGCGGCCGGTGCGTGATCGCCTCCTCAAAGCCCGAGCCCTGAAGATCCGAGAGGAACGGAGCGGTATGACCACCGATGACGATGCGGTGAGCGAGATGAAGATGGGCCGCTACTGGAGCAAGGAGGAGCGGAAGCAGCACCTGATCCGGGCCCGGGAGCAGCGGAAGCGGCGCGAGTTCATGATGCAGAGCCGGCTGGAGTGCCTGCGGGAGCAGCAGACCGGCGACAGCAAGGCCGAGCTCAACATCATTGCCTTGAGCCACCGCAAAACCATGAAGAAGCGGAACAAGAAGATCCTGGACAACTGGATCACCATCCAGGAGATGCTGGCTCATGGCACTCGCTCTGCTGACGGCAAACGGGTGTACAACCCTCTGCTCTCCGTCACCACTGTCTGA